Part of the Lycium ferocissimum isolate CSIRO_LF1 chromosome 6, AGI_CSIRO_Lferr_CH_V1, whole genome shotgun sequence genome, CACCTTTTTAATcccttcaaatatttcttttgtgCAACAACGAGGGCTCAACCCTGAAatactttgcaaattttccagAACCCGGTACTTAACTTCATTAGCTGATACCTCTGAAGGAGAATACAAATACATCCTTGTAGAGTGGAGGTGCCTCAATTGAGACATTTCCCAAATTCCATTTGGTAAATACATGGTCCCACTGCGTTCTAGATCATCTTGAGGAACAATGATAGTTTGTAAATTCCAAAGATTGGAAATTGGTAGATCTGTAGAAATCCTTGAAACGATCACAGCCAAATACCTTAAAGAAACTAACTGTAATATTTCACTAGGGAAATAACCGAAGCTCAGTGTGTCCAAGTCCAATACTCTAAGAAGTTTGAAATGGTCTAGTCCTAATTCAAGATGTCTCTCCATTACgctggaaaaaaaatgaagagaacGTGTTTTGCTATAAGTAAGATCATGAAAAAGACTAGAAGGAAAACAACTTCGCTTTGAATGATCATCAAAAGAAATTACGGAAAAAAAATAGCATGGTATCGAATGAACTGACACCCACCGACGACCTTGAGGACAAACCCTTATGGATGTTCTAGAAATTGGGGGATCTACAACATACAAAAGGTTGTCGCTTTCAGCTTCTTTCAAGCACAAATCATGGAGAAGATCATGAATCCTACATGTCTTGATTTTTCCCTCCAAACTTTGCTTACTAACAACAACTAGACTTTTATCAATAAGATCATGTAAAAGATTAACAGACACTTTTTCTAATCCCTCATGCCCCGTTGGTTCTAAGAGTCCTTCTGCAACCCATAGTCTAATCAACTTTTTCACAGAAATCTCACTAGCttttgggaaaactccaaaaTACAAAAAGCAAGCTTTTAAATGTGACGGAAGCTGACTGTAGCTCAAAGCGAGAAGCCCTGAGCAACGCTGATAATCATCGAGGTTTACTAATGAGCTCACACTTTGAGCTACTGTTGTCCAGTGACTCAGTGTCCTTTTGCTAGATAGTGTCCCTGCAACCACAGAAATCATAAGTGGTAATCCTTTGCAATTTTCTACAACTACCTTTGCAATATTCTCAAATTTAGTTGGACAATCTATTTTGCCAAACGCCTTTTGGCAAAATAAATTCCAACTTTCCTCTGGCTCCAGGAAACGCATTGGAAAAGGATCCTTAGGGAAGCTAGCATATTGAGCAACCTTCATGTCTCGAGTAGTCAACAATATCCGACTTCTGTTACTATTTTCCGGAAAACACATTCTAATCTCATCCCAAGCTTCTATGCTCCATATGTCATCCACAACAATTAAATACCTTCTGCCCTTTAAACTTTTTTGCACACGATCCGCTAATTCTCCAATATCGCTTAAGTTATCAAGCTTTTCTTTCACCCCAATAGTATCTTGAAGGAGGCATAGAAGCATCTTTCTTAAACTATAGTCCTTAGACACAGTAATCCATCCACGAACATCAAAGAAGCTTAGAATTGAGGGATCAAAAAACATTCTTTTGGCAAAAGTTGACTTACCTATGCCGCCCATCCCAGCAATAGAAATGACTTCCAATTCGGATGAGTGTCCGGTAAGTTGACCCTGCATGTGTTCTTGTTCAATGTTGTACCCCACCATGTCGTTCTCAAGGGTTGAAACATACGACCGCGCTGAAATAGAAATGCCAAGTGAACGATTTCCAGCATGCAAATTGTTATTCTTCCTCTGCTTGACGAGCTTTTCCTTGACCAAACCAATGTCATGTATAGCTCGTCGTAAGATCTTAAGAAGCCTCCAATGGGCCATTGCAGGGATCTGTTCGTCCTTCTCCACGATCAGTCTTACTTGTGATTCAATTTTGTCTTCTGCTTCATGTGCCAGATCTTTGAACTTTTTTTGCAAATCCTTCATCGGTTCATCATCAGAATTGTCAAGATACTCTAGTAGAGAGCCAACCTTCTCGTATAGCAATTTCAAATGTTCTTTATGACCCTTTTTGAGGTGTAAGTTGGATTGTGAAATAAGGTGTATAGTTCCCATCAGAGATGTTACAGCAGCATAAGCAGCCATCTCTCTTGCTAAGTACCTTCAGAGATCCATACAAGAATTGTGAATGAAGAGATTTGCAGAAAGTTAGCACTCAAAATGATAGATAAATTTGACAACTAGTACAAGTATCACTACTAAATACtaataattgttaatttagTGAAGTATCCTAGAACTTGGCTAGATTGCCATTCTTATAGTAGTACAAATTATATCACAGTAATCAACAATAGATGGTCATATTTGACAACGTTGATTTTTAGTGAAGATTCATAGAACCTAACTAAATTGCAAGTTGTAATTTAAATATGTCAAATTGTCTTTCCTCTTATTGACTTAGAAGACTTTGAGTCAGccatatatatgtttaaaaagTCTCAACAACTGTAATATTCAGCTAGTATCAAGTAATTATCATatcttagccaaaaaaaaaaggtagccATAACACCTACATAGATAGACACCTTATTTGGTCTCAACCGACAAGTAAACACTCCAATTCTAAGAAGGaacatctagacacctcaacttgGTTGAAGTTGGCCCCGTAAACACACCCATCCTACATGGCATTCCGCGCGTGTTTTTGAGGCCAACTTAAATCAAGCTGAGGTGTCTAGCCGTGCATTCTCAAGTTGGGGTGGTTACTTGACAGTTGAAGCCGAGGTGTCTATCTAGGTATTATTATCATGTTAATTAATTACAACTCATGATTTCAATTGCACATAATCTTTTCTAGTTTAGCTGAAAAATCAACTAGTGCGTTCATATTCAGCCTCAATAACTACACTATAGACACAGTAAAATAAGCAATTACTATATTAATTATATGAACCAAAGAGGACGGAATAATAACTAGATGCCAAGAAAGTTAATCCGAAGGAGTGTTTGCAAATTAAACGAAATAATTTAGATATTTATTGCTCCCTCCGTTTCTAAATAAATGATGTTtagatttttcattttgtttcaaaacaAGTAGTGCTTTAGCATTTCAAGAAGAAGTTGAtcctattttttcaaaattacccttatttatatAATCACGAATCATTAAGCagctttaattttttaaggCATTTAATTAGGTAACACTCCTAATTTTTTAGGAGTGAGCAATTTCTTGACACATTCTTGATACATAAGCTAAAAAtaccact contains:
- the LOC132059002 gene encoding putative late blight resistance protein homolog R1A-10 translates to MAAYAAVTSLMGTIHLISQSNLHLKKGHKEHLKLLYEKVGSLLEYLDNSDDEPMKDLQKKFKDLAHEAEDKIESQVRLIVEKDEQIPAMAHWRLLKILRRAIHDIGLVKEKLVKQRKNNNLHAGNRSLGISISARSYVSTLENDMVGYNIEQEHMQGQLTGHSSELEVISIAGMGGIGKSTFAKRMFFDPSILSFFDVRGWITVSKDYSLRKMLLCLLQDTIGVKEKLDNLSDIGELADRVQKSLKGRRYLIVVDDIWSIEAWDEIRMCFPENSNRSRILLTTRDMKVAQYASFPKDPFPMRFLEPEESWNLFCQKAFGKIDCPTKFENIAKVVVENCKGLPLMISVVAGTLSSKRTLSHWTTVAQSVSSLVNLDDYQRCSGLLALSYSQLPSHLKACFLYFGVFPKASEISVKKLIRLWVAEGLLEPTGHEGLEKVSVNLLHDLIDKSLVVVSKQSLEGKIKTCRIHDLLHDLCLKEAESDNLLYVVDPPISRTSIRVCPQGRRWVSVHSIPCYFFSVISFDDHSKRSCFPSSLFHDLTYSKTRSLHFFSSVMERHLELGLDHFKLLRVLDLDTLSFGYFPSEILQLVSLRYLAVIVSRISTDLPISNLWNLQTIIVPQDDLERSGTMYLPNGIWEMSQLRHLHSTRMYLYSPSEVSANEVKYRVLENLQSISGLSPRCCTKEIFEGIKKVKKLGISGTEDEFDSEVRCLNNLIYLHVLEALSIASYSRQPDDLFLRLPCSGSFPPNLKKLTLCRTFLSWEDMKIISMLPKLEVLKLKRDAFASGTDIRPDVWEVTEMGFPELKFLLVQELRLDYWRATDDYFPSLECIIVRNCRFLIEIPQGFADSMTLQLIELYQCSPSLVSSAEQIQKEQLESFGDNMLKVYAFDTIRE